A stretch of DNA from Acidobacteriota bacterium:
AGCGCTGCCCGTTCAGCCCCGCCTCGACCCCCTCGTGGCAGGCCCTGAGGATGGCGTTGAGGTGCTTGTTGCACAGGCGCGATCCGGCGACGAGAGAGGCGACCTTCTGCTCCTCGATCACCTTCCAGTTGATGTACTCCTCGATGTCCGGGTGATCGGCGTTCAGCACGACCATCTTGGCCGCGCGGCGCGTCGTGCCTCCCGACTTGATCGACCCGGCGGCGCGATCGCCGATCTTGAGGAACGACATCAGCCCCGACGAGCGCCCGCCGCCGGAGAGCGACTCCCCCTCGCCGCGAAGGGCCGAGAAGTTCGTGCCGGTACCCGAGCCGTACTTGAAGAGGCGCGCCTCGCGGGTCCAGAGGTCCATGATCCCGCCCTCGTTGACGAGATCGTCGCCGACCGACTGGATGAAGCAGGCGTGGGGCTGCGGACGCTCGTAGGCGCTGTCGGACTGGCGGACGTCGCCCATGATCGGATCGACGTAGAAATGACCCTGAGGCGGCCCCTCGATCCCGTACGCCCAGTTGAGGCCCGTGTTGAACCACTGCGGCGAGTTGGGCGCGCAGACCTGCGTCGCCAGCATGTGGGCGATCTCGTCGTGGAAGGCGCGGGCGTCGTCCTCGGTGTCGAAGTACCGGTGCTTGAAGGCCCAGTAGGTCCAGCATCCGGCGAGGCGCCGGAAGACCTGGCGCGCGTCGCGCTCGCCGCCGGCGCGCTCCCCCTCCGGGAGGTTCGCGAGGGCTGTCTCGTCGGCGGCGGATCTTCGAAGCCACAGGGGGACGCCCGGCTCGTCGAGCATGCGCGTGAGGCGCGGGACCCCCGCCTTGCGGAAATATTTCTGCGCCAGGATGTCGACGGCGACTTGCGACCAGGTCGCGGGGACCAGGATGTCCCGCGCTTCGAAGACGGTGGAGCCATCCGTGTTGGTGATCCGCGATGTCCGGCTCTCGAACTGAATCCCTTCGAAGGGGCCGCGCTCGGCTGTCGTGAACCGCCGCTCGATCCTCATAGGTCCGTCCCTCCCCCAACCCCGCTTCGGCAGCGCCGCGTCCGCCGTCATGCTCTATAGATGAAGGCCGTTCAGGCTATTTCGAAGCATTTCGATGACTTGGGCCCCCCGTGACGTTGACCGCTATCCATCGCGTCCAACATCCGGGGGCGAAGCGGCATTCAACCACAATATCTTGCGATGTCAATAGCGCGAAGTGGCGATTTGGAGGCCATTCTCGGGGTCTGTTCACAAAGCAGGTAACCGCCGGCCACTCCCCGGTCGTCCGTCCCGTCGCGCGAGTGGCCGGGAGGCCACGCCGGCCGGGACTCTTCGCCTGACACATCACGCCTCGCCCCGCACGTCCGAAGAAATGACGAATGTTAGGCGAAAGTCGCGCCCGCGGCAAGGCTGAAAGAGGGAAGGACTGAAGCGTCAGGGCACGTCTTGCGCGCAGCGAATGCCGAGCGAGATCCCCTTGTACGTGGGGGTCTGCGAATGCCGGGCCGAGACGCGGAGGAAGTTCCCGGTGGCGTCCCAGGAGCCGCCGCGAAGGACGCGCGCCGTTCCCGACTCGGGCCCCTTCGGGTCCTTCGCCACTCCGGTCGGGGGGGCGTTCGGATCGCCGTACGCGTTCGGCTCCCACCAGTCGGCGACCCATTCCCAGACGTTCCCCGCCATGTCCTCGACGCCGTAGGGGCTCGCCCCCTTTGGGAAGGA
This window harbors:
- a CDS encoding vitamin B12-dependent ribonucleotide reductase (Catalyzes the rate-limiting step in dNTP synthesis) — translated: MRIERRFTTAERGPFEGIQFESRTSRITNTDGSTVFEARDILVPATWSQVAVDILAQKYFRKAGVPRLTRMLDEPGVPLWLRRSAADETALANLPEGERAGGERDARQVFRRLAGCWTYWAFKHRYFDTEDDARAFHDEIAHMLATQVCAPNSPQWFNTGLNWAYGIEGPPQGHFYVDPIMGDVRQSDSAYERPQPHACFIQSVGDDLVNEGGIMDLWTREARLFKYGSGTGTNFSALRGEGESLSGGGRSSGLMSFLKIGDRAAGSIKSGGTTRRAAKMVVLNADHPDIEEYINWKVIEEQKVASLVAGSRLCNKHLNAILRACHEGVEAGLNGQR